A stretch of the Fusobacterium perfoetens ATCC 29250 genome encodes the following:
- the relB gene encoding type II toxin-antitoxin system RelB family antitoxin: MAVISLRLNENEEKLLREVAEFEGVGLSSYLKKIIFERLEDEYDLKLANEAYEKHMKNGGKTIKFDDLVKELGVEL; encoded by the coding sequence ATGGCTGTTATATCTTTAAGATTAAATGAAAATGAAGAAAAATTATTAAGAGAAGTTGCTGAATTTGAAGGTGTAGGATTATCTTCTTATTTAAAAAAAATAATTTTTGAAAGATTAGAAGATGAGTATGATTTAAAATTAGCTAATGAAGCTTATGAAAAACATATGAAAAATGGTGGGAAAACTATAAAATTTGACGACCTTGTTAAAGAATTAGGAGTTGAATTATAG
- a CDS encoding type II toxin-antitoxin system RelE family toxin produces MVYKVDFSIEAANYIRKMDNSTKTTLLKWINKNLINCEDPRIHGKSLTGNKKGIWRYRVGNYRILCNIQDEILTILVLEVGHRSKIYK; encoded by the coding sequence ATAGTGTATAAAGTTGATTTTTCTATTGAAGCTGCTAATTATATTAGAAAAATGGATAATTCAACCAAAACAACTCTTTTAAAATGGATTAACAAAAATTTAATTAATTGTGAAGACCCTAGAATCCACGGAAAATCTTTAACAGGTAATAAAAAAGGAATTTGGAGATATAGAGTTGGAAATTATAGAATATTGTGTAATATCCAAGATGAAATTCTTACAATATTAGTTTTAGAAGTAGGACATAGAAGTAAAATTTATAAATAA
- a CDS encoding type III pantothenate kinase, translating to MYIVFDVGNTNIVTSILNSEGIVENTFRNRTNDRITEDEFMGFFKSMMDINNIEVKDIEGIMVSSVVPVITSMLQRFGKKYFGLDVFVVSVSQKIPFKFADNIDASGMGADRIINVVQALKEYPDKNLIIFDFGTATTYEVLKGNTYIGGGIFPGPRTYINSLFGTTARLPKVEFCETESVLGRNTVTGIQSATFFGYIGQVKYLIEKIKEEVGEDCFVIATGGFSKIIGEYVKEIDKCSSKLSIRGIYTLYKMNKE from the coding sequence ATGTATATAGTTTTTGATGTAGGAAATACTAATATTGTAACTAGTATTTTAAATTCAGAAGGAATCGTTGAAAATACTTTTAGGAATCGTACTAATGATAGAATCACAGAAGATGAATTTATGGGATTTTTTAAAAGTATGATGGATATAAATAATATTGAGGTAAAAGATATTGAAGGGATAATGGTTTCTTCTGTTGTTCCTGTAATTACTAGTATGTTACAGAGATTTGGAAAAAAATACTTTGGGTTAGATGTATTTGTAGTAAGTGTCAGTCAAAAAATACCTTTTAAGTTTGCTGATAATATAGATGCTTCTGGAATGGGAGCTGATAGAATAATAAATGTAGTTCAAGCCTTAAAAGAGTATCCAGATAAAAATTTAATAATTTTTGATTTTGGTACTGCTACAACTTATGAAGTTTTAAAAGGGAATACTTATATTGGTGGTGGAATTTTTCCAGGGCCAAGAACATATATAAACTCTCTTTTTGGAACTACAGCTAGACTTCCTAAGGTTGAGTTTTGTGAAACTGAAAGTGTATTAGGAAGAAATACTGTAACAGGAATACAGTCTGCAACTTTCTTTGGATATATTGGACAAGTTAAATATCTTATTGAAAAAATAAAAGAGGAAGTTGGAGAAGATTGTTTTGTAATTGCTACTGGAGGTTTTAGTAAAATCATTGGTGAATATGTAAAAGAAATTGATAAATGTAGTTCAAAATTAAGTATAAGAGGAATATATACTCTTTATAAAATGAATAAGGAATAA
- the pssA gene encoding CDP-diacylglycerol--serine O-phosphatidyltransferase — protein MVEKKYLAPNGITAANMLLGYLSITASIKGNVTQAIWFIFLAMVCDGLDGKAARKFDAFSEFGKEFDSFSDAISFGLAPSILVYSILSQYPKYVTLAMPVAFIYALCGVMRLVKFNVVTVASNEKDDFSGMPIPNGAASIISYLLICDSINNFGYNLFNVETFISITVIAAILMVSTIPFLTPDKVFNFVPKKFMPLFIIFVLVTLKYSMFICSFYYIIYNLFQYHLYKKELKNSIDNDVEEIEEIKEEEIEK, from the coding sequence ATGGTAGAAAAAAAATATTTAGCACCAAATGGAATTACTGCAGCTAATATGCTTCTTGGTTATCTAAGTATTACAGCCTCTATAAAAGGAAATGTTACTCAAGCTATCTGGTTTATATTTTTAGCAATGGTTTGTGATGGTCTTGATGGTAAAGCAGCAAGAAAATTTGACGCTTTTAGTGAATTTGGAAAAGAATTTGACTCTTTCTCAGATGCCATATCTTTTGGATTAGCTCCTAGTATACTTGTTTATTCTATACTTTCACAATATCCAAAATATGTAACTTTGGCTATGCCTGTAGCTTTTATATATGCTCTTTGTGGAGTAATGAGACTTGTAAAATTCAATGTAGTTACAGTTGCTTCTAATGAAAAAGATGACTTTAGTGGAATGCCTATTCCTAATGGAGCTGCTTCTATAATTTCTTATCTTTTAATTTGTGATTCTATTAATAATTTTGGATATAATTTATTTAATGTAGAAACTTTTATATCTATTACAGTTATAGCAGCTATTCTAATGGTTTCAACTATTCCATTTTTAACACCAGACAAGGTATTTAATTTTGTACCTAAAAAGTTTATGCCATTATTTATTATATTCGTTCTAGTAACTTTAAAATATAGTATGTTTATCTGTTCTTTCTATTATATAATTTATAATTTATTTCAATATCATTTGTATAAAAAAGAACTTAAAAACTCTATAGATAATGATGTAGAAGAAATCGAAGAAATTAAAGAAGAAGAAATTGAAAAATAA
- a CDS encoding L-lactate dehydrogenase: MEIKSRKVVVIGAGHVGSHVGFSLVTQGVCDELVYIDIDKNKAIAQAEDTHDAVVYLPHRVRVKAGDYSDVDDADIIVVSVGPLPEPGETRMDTLGKTVNCLQSVIEGIKNSKFSGIIIDISNPADVITYYLQAKLNYPANRILSTSTTLDSARLRKTLSKELNIDQKSIYAYVMGEHGESQMVPWSVATIFGKSLLDLMKEEPETYGHLDLEKIAYDARYGGWLVLNGKGSTEFGIGTSCVELIKTIFADERKVCMVSTLLKGEYEETDVYASVPAILGKNGVEKIIELPMSREDLEKFKASCEIMKKNYKLALSL; the protein is encoded by the coding sequence ATGGAAATTAAAAGTAGAAAAGTTGTTGTTATTGGAGCAGGACATGTAGGTTCTCATGTAGGATTTTCACTTGTGACACAAGGAGTTTGTGATGAACTTGTTTATATAGATATAGATAAAAACAAAGCTATAGCTCAAGCAGAAGATACTCATGATGCTGTAGTATATTTACCACATAGGGTAAGAGTAAAAGCTGGAGATTATTCAGATGTTGATGATGCTGATATAATTGTTGTTTCTGTTGGACCTTTACCAGAGCCAGGTGAAACAAGAATGGATACTTTAGGAAAAACTGTTAATTGTTTACAATCTGTAATTGAAGGAATAAAAAATTCTAAATTTTCAGGAATTATTATAGATATCTCTAATCCAGCTGACGTTATAACTTATTATTTACAAGCAAAATTAAATTATCCAGCAAATAGAATATTATCAACAAGTACAACATTAGACTCTGCTAGACTTAGAAAAACTTTATCAAAAGAATTAAATATAGACCAAAAATCAATCTATGCTTATGTAATGGGAGAACATGGAGAATCTCAAATGGTGCCATGGTCTGTGGCTACAATATTTGGAAAATCATTGCTTGATTTAATGAAAGAGGAACCAGAAACTTATGGACATCTTGATTTAGAAAAAATAGCTTATGATGCAAGATATGGAGGTTGGTTAGTTCTTAATGGTAAAGGTTCTACAGAATTTGGAATAGGGACTTCTTGTGTAGAGCTTATAAAGACAATATTTGCTGATGAAAGAAAGGTTTGTATGGTATCAACTTTATTAAAAGGTGAATATGAAGAAACTGATGTATATGCCAGTGTACCAGCAATTCTTGGAAAAAATGGAGTAGAAAAAATCATAGAGCTTCCTATGTCAAGAGAAGATTTAGAGAAATTTAAAGCTTCTTGTGAAATTATGAAGAAAAATTATAAACTTGCTCTAAGCTTATAA
- a CDS encoding L-lactate permease, with amino-acid sequence MMLLLAVSPIVAILIGMVIMRKSAMYVAPIVTVYAIILSLIFFQTDINTVIIQSKSGIIEGIKIICLLWPAFIILKIMVFTGAIGKVKEVLSGVTCDKRAQLIIISSMFVTFLEGAAGAGSPAAIAGPFLVGLGFNPVVAAAASLLGDSTAASWGGAGLTTINGSSALIKAGIMTAAQSSVMVGRIHIFGLFLIPYILIYMAFGKKGFKNFAPFLIFSSLCTPTILFFISNFIGPELASLGTGVLSIAASVIFLKFYKLDTPEEYRYKKEEIPRDIVREKINYSSFQAFGPYIILSLALPIVRYSFPLNVLAKYGYIMWVAAVVFVSSYLGGLILKLKTSSYLVHAKNAALNVFPALITISTLLVLSNIMKVSGMISIMANTIAMVTRDLYPAMSPVIGSLGAFITGTGLGSNIMFAPMHLEAATKLGLNPITIFAGQNAGASLGNLICTNNIIAVAITVDLIGREGEIMKKVFKPFFIIVSTYMVVTMLYTHIIFPTWGL; translated from the coding sequence ATGATGTTATTACTTGCAGTTAGCCCAATAGTGGCGATTTTAATAGGAATGGTTATTATGAGAAAATCAGCAATGTATGTAGCTCCTATAGTTACAGTATATGCTATTATCCTTAGTTTAATTTTCTTTCAAACAGATATAAATACTGTTATTATCCAAAGTAAATCTGGAATTATTGAAGGAATTAAGATAATTTGCCTTTTATGGCCAGCTTTTATAATTTTAAAAATTATGGTATTTACAGGAGCCATTGGAAAAGTAAAAGAAGTTTTATCTGGTGTCACTTGTGATAAAAGAGCTCAACTTATTATTATTTCTTCTATGTTTGTAACTTTCTTAGAAGGGGCTGCTGGAGCTGGAAGTCCTGCTGCTATTGCTGGTCCATTTTTAGTTGGATTAGGTTTTAATCCTGTAGTTGCAGCTGCTGCTTCTTTATTAGGAGATTCTACTGCTGCTTCATGGGGAGGAGCTGGTTTAACTACTATTAATGGTTCTTCTGCTTTAATAAAAGCTGGAATTATGACTGCTGCTCAATCTTCTGTAATGGTTGGAAGAATTCATATATTTGGACTATTTTTAATTCCTTATATTTTAATTTATATGGCTTTTGGAAAAAAAGGATTTAAAAACTTTGCTCCATTTTTAATATTCAGTAGTTTATGTACTCCTACAATATTATTTTTTATTTCTAATTTTATTGGACCTGAATTGGCAAGTTTAGGTACAGGAGTTTTATCTATAGCTGCATCTGTTATATTTTTAAAATTTTATAAATTAGATACTCCAGAAGAATATCGTTATAAAAAAGAAGAAATTCCAAGGGATATAGTTAGAGAAAAAATAAATTACAGTAGTTTCCAAGCTTTTGGTCCATATATTATTTTATCTTTAGCTTTACCTATAGTTAGATACTCTTTCCCATTGAATGTTTTAGCCAAATATGGATATATTATGTGGGTTGCTGCTGTAGTATTTGTTAGTTCTTATTTAGGAGGATTAATTTTAAAATTAAAAACAAGTAGTTATTTAGTCCATGCTAAAAATGCTGCTTTAAATGTTTTTCCAGCACTTATTACAATCTCTACTTTATTAGTTTTAAGTAATATTATGAAAGTTTCTGGTATGATAAGTATAATGGCAAATACAATTGCTATGGTTACAAGAGATTTATATCCTGCAATGTCCCCTGTAATTGGTTCTTTAGGAGCATTTATCACAGGAACAGGTTTAGGTTCTAATATAATGTTTGCTCCTATGCACTTAGAAGCTGCTACAAAATTAGGTTTAAATCCAATAACAATTTTTGCTGGACAAAATGCTGGAGCTTCTTTAGGAAATTTAATCTGTACTAATAATATAATTGCTGTTGCTATTACTGTGGATTTAATAGGAAGAGAGGGAGAAATTATGAAAAAAGTATTTAAACCTTTCTTTATAATTGTTTCAACTTATATGGTAGTAACTATGTTGTATACTCATATTATTTTTCCAACTTGGGGATTATAA
- the glpQ gene encoding glycerophosphodiester phosphodiesterase, whose translation MSTLAMGATAKTGKENDRVIVAHRGASGYLPEHTLESKALAFAQGADYLEQDLAMTKDDHIVVIHDHFLDQLTDVAKKFPDRKRADGRYYVIDFTLDEIKSLEMTENFETKDGKEVAVYPGRFPLWKSHFTIHTLEEEIEFIQGLEKSTGKKVGIYPEIKAPWFHHQNGKDIAKATLEVLKKYGYTTKDSPIYFQTFDYNELIRVKTQLLPQMGMDLKLVQLIAYTDWHETEEKNKDGEWVNYSYDWMFEPGAMKEISKYADGVGPAWYMMIDENNSKKGNLVMTNMVEDIKSTNMECHPYTIRKDALPEFVDNVDELYDVLLYKAGATGLFTDFPDLGVKFVESK comes from the coding sequence ATGTCTACACTGGCTATGGGAGCAACTGCAAAAACAGGAAAAGAAAATGACAGAGTTATAGTTGCTCATCGTGGAGCTAGTGGATATTTACCAGAACACACTTTAGAATCAAAAGCCTTAGCATTTGCTCAAGGAGCAGATTATTTAGAACAAGACCTTGCAATGACAAAAGATGACCACATAGTAGTAATACATGACCATTTTTTAGACCAATTAACAGATGTAGCAAAGAAATTCCCTGATAGAAAAAGAGCCGATGGCCGTTATTATGTTATTGATTTTACTCTTGATGAGATAAAATCTTTAGAGATGACAGAAAATTTTGAAACAAAAGATGGAAAAGAAGTAGCTGTGTATCCTGGACGTTTCCCTCTATGGAAATCTCATTTCACAATCCATACTTTAGAAGAAGAGATTGAATTTATTCAAGGGTTGGAAAAATCAACAGGAAAAAAAGTTGGTATATATCCAGAGATAAAAGCTCCATGGTTCCATCATCAAAATGGAAAAGACATAGCAAAAGCAACTCTTGAAGTACTAAAAAAATATGGATATACTACTAAAGATAGTCCTATTTATTTCCAAACATTTGACTATAATGAATTAATTCGTGTAAAAACTCAATTACTTCCTCAAATGGGAATGGATTTAAAATTAGTCCAATTAATTGCCTATACTGATTGGCACGAAACAGAAGAAAAAAATAAAGATGGTGAATGGGTAAATTATAGTTATGATTGGATGTTTGAACCTGGTGCTATGAAAGAAATTTCTAAATATGCTGATGGAGTTGGACCTGCTTGGTATATGATGATTGATGAAAATAATTCTAAAAAAGGAAATCTTGTTATGACTAATATGGTTGAAGATATAAAATCAACTAATATGGAATGTCACCCATATACTATAAGAAAAGATGCTCTACCAGAATTTGTAGACAATGTAGATGAATTATATGATGTTTTATTATATAAAGCAGGAGCCACAGGATTATTTACAGACTTTCCAGATTTAGGAGTTAAATTTGTAGAAAGTAAATAA
- a CDS encoding amino acid ABC transporter ATP-binding protein codes for MSYISVKNLHKKFGDDEILKGIDLDINQGEVISIIGASGGGKSTFLRCLIDLETIDSGEINVPEKNKMGMVFQSFNLFPHKTAAQNIMESLVIVDKMDKKEARKIAIELLDRVGLKEKADVYPKTLSGGQKQRVAIARAMAKNPEVLLFDEPTSALDPEMVNEVLNVIEDLRETSNITMVIVSHEMNFVNKVSDRIVVFEKGKIKEIIDNSENRKNKK; via the coding sequence ATGAGTTACATTTCAGTAAAAAATTTACATAAAAAATTTGGTGATGATGAAATTTTAAAAGGGATTGATTTGGATATAAACCAAGGAGAAGTAATATCTATAATAGGAGCATCTGGTGGAGGAAAATCAACTTTCCTAAGATGTCTTATAGATTTAGAAACTATTGATTCTGGTGAAATTAATGTTCCTGAAAAAAATAAAATGGGAATGGTATTTCAATCTTTTAATCTTTTTCCACATAAAACAGCAGCACAAAATATAATGGAATCTTTAGTAATAGTAGATAAAATGGATAAAAAAGAAGCTAGAAAAATAGCTATAGAACTTTTAGATAGAGTTGGATTAAAGGAGAAAGCTGATGTTTATCCAAAAACTTTATCAGGAGGACAAAAACAAAGGGTGGCAATAGCAAGAGCCATGGCAAAAAATCCAGAAGTTTTACTGTTTGATGAGCCAACATCAGCATTAGACCCTGAAATGGTAAACGAAGTTTTAAATGTTATTGAAGATTTAAGAGAAACAAGTAATATCACAATGGTTATTGTAAGCCATGAAATGAACTTTGTAAATAAAGTTTCTGATAGAATAGTGGTATTTGAAAAAGGAAAAATAAAAGAGATAATAGATAATTCAGAAAATAGAAAAAATAAAAAATAA
- a CDS encoding amino acid ABC transporter permease has translation MYNDFLFILKGMGLTVNLYILTMVFSLPLGVILSLGRLKNKGIVNNIIVVYTSIFRGTPLLLQLFFVYYGLPIVGITLTAFSAAVITFTINYAAYFCEIFRGSILGIEKGQYEAAKVLGLSYWQTMRRIIIPQSLITALPPLSNEAIALVKDTSLVSAIGMAEILRNSKELVTRDFSIIPFAICGALYFLMSVVIIMLFKKLEQKVMI, from the coding sequence ATGTATAATGATTTTTTATTCATACTTAAAGGTATGGGACTTACAGTAAATTTATATATATTAACAATGGTATTTTCATTACCTTTAGGTGTGATTTTATCTTTAGGAAGATTAAAGAATAAAGGAATAGTAAATAATATAATAGTTGTGTATACTTCTATATTCAGAGGTACTCCTCTATTATTACAACTTTTCTTTGTATATTATGGACTTCCAATAGTTGGAATTACTTTAACAGCTTTTTCAGCTGCTGTAATAACTTTTACAATAAACTATGCAGCATATTTCTGTGAGATTTTTAGAGGAAGTATTTTAGGAATTGAAAAGGGACAATATGAAGCAGCAAAAGTATTGGGATTAAGTTATTGGCAAACTATGAGAAGAATCATAATCCCTCAATCTCTTATAACAGCATTACCACCTTTATCAAATGAAGCAATAGCATTAGTAAAAGATACTTCTTTAGTATCAGCTATAGGAATGGCAGAAATTCTTAGAAATTCAAAAGAGTTAGTAACTAGAGATTTCTCTATAATTCCTTTTGCAATTTGTGGAGCTTTATATTTCTTAATGTCTGTAGTAATTATAATGTTATTTAAAAAATTAGAACAAAAGGTGATGATATAA
- a CDS encoding amino acid ABC transporter substrate-binding protein — protein MKKIIVIIMMVLGVFTSSFGADNSLKDIQKKGKMIVGLDATFAPMGFRDEAGNIVGFDIDLANEVAKRLGVTAEFKPCEWDGILFDLKGKKIDMVWNGMTITEAREKQALFSEPYFEDGQMIFSRKENKIDKVAELEGKVVGLQLGSSADVAVAKNPISQKTKEIKKYATNVEALMDLEAGRLDAVVVDAVNGKYYNSKKNALAYSTESLTTEYYGVAFRKSDKAFRNEVQKALDEMKKDGTYNKIVSKWFGE, from the coding sequence ATGAAAAAAATAATAGTAATTATAATGATGGTTTTAGGAGTATTTACAAGCAGTTTTGGAGCAGATAATTCTTTGAAAGATATTCAAAAGAAAGGAAAAATGATAGTAGGATTAGATGCTACTTTTGCTCCAATGGGATTTAGAGATGAAGCTGGAAATATTGTTGGATTTGATATTGATTTAGCTAATGAAGTGGCTAAAAGATTAGGAGTTACAGCTGAATTTAAACCTTGTGAGTGGGATGGAATTTTATTTGATTTAAAAGGAAAAAAAATAGATATGGTATGGAATGGAATGACAATAACAGAAGCTAGAGAAAAACAAGCATTGTTCTCTGAACCATATTTTGAAGATGGGCAAATGATATTTTCGAGAAAAGAGAATAAAATAGATAAAGTTGCAGAATTAGAAGGAAAAGTAGTAGGATTGCAACTTGGAAGTTCAGCTGATGTAGCTGTAGCAAAAAATCCAATATCTCAAAAAACAAAAGAGATAAAAAAATATGCAACTAATGTAGAAGCTTTAATGGATTTAGAAGCTGGAAGATTAGACGCTGTTGTAGTTGATGCAGTAAATGGTAAATATTATAACTCTAAGAAAAATGCACTAGCTTATTCAACAGAATCTTTAACAACTGAGTATTATGGAGTTGCTTTTAGAAAATCTGATAAAGCATTTAGAAATGAAGTTCAAAAAGCTTTAGATGAGATGAAAAAAGATGGAACTTATAATAAAATAGTATCAAAATGGTTTGGAGAATAA
- a CDS encoding copper homeostasis protein CutC: MLKEVCVGSFTEALNAERRGADRIELCDNLEVGGTTPSYGTIKQAVSKIKIPVFVMIRPRGGNYCYNKNEIEIMKNDIEMCKSLGVKGVVLGVLTKNDEIDYDLLQELIELSSPMEVTFHKAIDDLENPIPEVPKLAKVGVKRILSSGTKAKALDGKNILNKMIKKASNKITIIVAGGVTTSNFEEVSKEIISTEYHGRKII, from the coding sequence ATGTTAAAGGAAGTTTGTGTAGGCTCTTTCACAGAAGCTTTAAATGCAGAAAGAAGAGGAGCGGATAGAATAGAACTTTGTGATAATTTAGAAGTAGGAGGAACCACACCTTCTTATGGTACAATAAAACAAGCTGTATCAAAAATAAAAATACCAGTTTTTGTAATGATAAGACCAAGAGGCGGAAATTACTGTTATAATAAAAATGAGATAGAAATAATGAAAAATGATATAGAAATGTGTAAATCTTTGGGAGTAAAGGGAGTAGTTTTAGGAGTTCTTACTAAAAATGATGAGATTGATTATGATTTATTACAAGAATTAATAGAATTATCTTCTCCAATGGAAGTGACTTTTCATAAAGCCATTGATGATTTAGAAAATCCTATACCAGAAGTTCCAAAATTAGCAAAAGTTGGAGTAAAGAGAATACTTTCTTCAGGGACAAAAGCAAAGGCTTTAGATGGAAAAAATATATTAAACAAAATGATAAAAAAAGCTAGTAATAAAATTACTATAATCGTTGCAGGTGGAGTTACAACATCAAACTTTGAAGAAGTTTCAAAAGAAATTATTTCAACAGAATATCATGGGAGAAAAATTATTTAA
- a CDS encoding ClC family H(+)/Cl(-) exchange transporter: protein MKKETGYSALKFHMKSHMDLYFLAFLVGIFSGAVAVAYRASLSLAEIFRRDVYSYVRENFGIKVFLGLVIGGVIISLILGWIIVKIPMVKGSGIPQVKGIIARQMDFNWVKELGAKFFGGVLAIVVGMSLGREGPSVQLGAEVGSGIFRIFKREEYEKKYLVTCGASAGLAAAFGAPIAGTVFAIEELHKFMSPLLVTCVLIASVSAEFVSKYFFGFSPSFNIHVDEFYQLNHYMLIIVLAIIITFIGKLFSDGIFYFQKLYKNIKMNPMIKPVIVVGITIVVGIFLFDITGGGHGLAERIIHENFAYKTLFILLVGKFLFTLVCYATGIPGGIFLPMLVIGAIIGKIYGMVVIDMFNLTNDYDVYFIILGMATLLTTVVKSPLTGTVLILEMTGSFYHFFPVVTACMTTFLISELIGIKPIYDLLLENMLPKEQETTGDNEKKVIVKVPVGPDSEFDNTYIKDIVWPGSCLIVEIERGDRGVTPHGSTKILSGDLLVILMDEENANKFTHTLIKMGEGI, encoded by the coding sequence ATGAAAAAAGAAACAGGTTATAGTGCCTTAAAGTTTCATATGAAGTCTCATATGGATTTATATTTTTTAGCTTTTCTAGTTGGAATTTTTTCAGGAGCAGTAGCAGTAGCTTATAGAGCTTCTTTAAGTTTGGCTGAAATTTTTAGAAGAGATGTCTATAGTTATGTAAGAGAAAATTTTGGAATTAAAGTCTTTTTAGGTTTAGTAATTGGAGGAGTAATAATCTCTTTAATTTTAGGATGGATAATTGTTAAAATTCCTATGGTTAAAGGGAGTGGAATTCCTCAAGTAAAAGGAATAATTGCCAGACAAATGGATTTTAATTGGGTAAAAGAATTAGGAGCTAAATTTTTTGGTGGTGTACTTGCTATTGTAGTGGGTATGTCATTAGGAAGAGAAGGACCTTCTGTTCAATTAGGAGCAGAGGTTGGTAGTGGAATTTTTAGAATATTTAAGAGAGAAGAGTATGAAAAAAAATATTTAGTAACTTGTGGAGCTAGTGCTGGACTTGCAGCAGCTTTTGGGGCTCCAATAGCTGGAACAGTTTTTGCAATAGAGGAATTACATAAATTTATGTCTCCACTTCTTGTAACTTGTGTATTAATTGCTTCTGTATCAGCAGAATTTGTTTCAAAATATTTTTTTGGATTTTCTCCAAGTTTTAATATTCATGTAGATGAATTCTATCAATTAAATCATTATATGTTAATAATAGTTTTAGCTATAATAATAACATTTATTGGAAAATTATTTAGTGATGGAATTTTTTATTTTCAAAAATTGTATAAAAATATAAAAATGAATCCAATGATAAAACCTGTAATAGTTGTAGGAATAACTATTGTAGTAGGAATATTTTTATTTGATATTACAGGTGGAGGACATGGATTAGCAGAAAGAATAATTCATGAAAATTTTGCTTATAAGACATTATTTATTTTATTAGTTGGAAAATTTTTATTTACATTAGTTTGTTATGCGACAGGAATTCCTGGAGGAATATTTTTGCCAATGTTAGTAATAGGAGCAATTATTGGAAAAATATATGGAATGGTTGTAATAGATATGTTTAACCTAACAAATGATTACGATGTATATTTTATAATTTTAGGTATGGCAACACTTCTTACAACTGTTGTAAAATCTCCTTTGACAGGAACAGTACTTATACTTGAAATGACAGGTTCTTTCTATCATTTCTTTCCAGTTGTAACTGCATGTATGACAACATTTTTAATATCAGAATTAATAGGTATAAAACCTATTTATGATTTATTATTGGAAAATATGTTACCAAAAGAGCAAGAAACAACAGGAGATAATGAGAAAAAGGTAATAGTAAAAGTACCTGTAGGGCCAGATTCAGAGTTTGATAATACTTATATAAAAGATATAGTATGGCCAGGAAGTTGTTTGATAGTTGAAATAGAAAGAGGAGATAGAGGAGTGACTCCACATGGAAGTACAAAAATATTAAGTGGGGATTTATTAGTAATACTTATGGACGAGGAAAATGCTAATAAATTTACTCATACTCTAATAAAAATGGGAGAAGGAATATAA